The Salvelinus namaycush isolate Seneca unplaced genomic scaffold, SaNama_1.0 Scaffold597, whole genome shotgun sequence sequence CATTTATACTACTAAACCCTGGTTGTGAGCCTTTTTCAGAGagtaattatattatattataccaACACAACCATTTATACTACTAAACCCTGGTTGTGAGCCTTTTTCAGAGagtaattatattatattataccaACACAACCATTTATACTACTAAACCCTGGTTGTGAGCCTTTTTCAGAGagtaattatattatattataccaACACAACCATTTATACTACTAAACCCTGGTTGTGAGCCTTTTACAGAGAGTAatactattatattatattataccaACACAACCATTTATACTACTAAACCCTGGTTGTGAGCCTTTTTCAGAGagtaattatattatattataccaACACAACCATTTATACTACTAAACCCTGGTTGTGAGCCTTTTTCAGAGAGTAATACTATTACCAACACAACCATTTATACTACTAAACCCTGGttgtgtgccttttacagagagtAATACTATTACCAACACAACCATTTATACTACTAAACCCTGGttgtgtgccttttacagagagtAATACTATTACCAACACAACCATTTATACTACTAAACCCTGGttgtgtgccttttacagagagtAATACTATTACCAACACAACCATTTATACTACTAAACCCTGGTTGTGAGCCTTTTTCAGAGagtaattatattatattataccaACACAACCAGCCATTTAGTGGATGAAAAcacatttattatttattttacagaAAGATCTGATCCGGTTGTGTTCTGAAGCGTTctggggtcagaggtcagtggTCAGACTTCTTGGGGGGGAAGAGAGCGTACTCTACAGTCAGAGCCACAGCGAAGGCAGCGAAGCCCCATTTAAAACCCCTCAGCATCACGTCTCCCAGGGATACAGGACGACTGAATCCTCCCACGTACCGCCACACCTCGTtactgtgggagagagaaacATCAGTATCACTCACACAGAgccttcggaaactattcagaaaTCATGTGAATGATTTCCCACAGTCTACACataaaaccccataatgacaaagcaaaaatatatattttttaatttttgctcatttataaaaacggaaatattacatttacacaagtattcagaccctttactcagtactttgttgaagcacctttggcagcgattacagcctcgagtcttcttaggtatgatgctacaagcttggcacacctgtatttgaggagtttctcccattattctctgcagatcctctcaagctctgtctggttggatggggagcgtcgctgcacagctattttcaagtctctccaaagatgtttgatcgggttcaagtccgggctctggctgggccacaaagACATTCTTATGGtcgttctgttggaaggtgaaccttcgccccagtctgaggtcctgagcgctctggagcaggatttcatcattgctccgttcatctttccctcgatcctgactagtctcccagtccctgccactgaaaaacatccccacagcatgatgctgccaccaccatgcttcaccgtagggatggtgccaggtttccttcagacgtgacgcttggcattcaggccaaagagttctatcttggtctcatcagactagagaatcttgtttctcatggtctgagagtctttaggtgccttttggcaaactccaagcgggctgtcatgtgccttttactgaggagtggcttccatctgtccactctaccataaaggcctgattggtggagtgctgcagagatggttgtccttctgaaaggttctcccatctccacagaggaactctggagcgctgtcagagtgaccaacgggttctttgtcacctccctgaccaaggcccagtttggccgagtctcatagcaaagggtctgaatactttgtaaataaggtatccgaTTTTCTATTTTGAatgaatttctaaaaacctgttttcgctgtcactatggggtattgtgtgtagattgctggggtttatttttatttaacccattttagaataaagttgaatttaacaaaatttggaaaaagtcaaggggtctgaatactttccgaaggcactttaCATGTACACATCTTTAACGCAaagatctccctctctctcaccgtGCCCATGGGTCCTTCAGTCCTCTAGCTGCCAGTCTCTGCTGTGTGAACTCCAGAGGTGTTCCCTCTACCTTCCACTGCTTGAAGTCTGGCAGGTTTAGTTTACTGCCGTGGTCTCCTCCCATCCTGACACACAGCATCAGGGGGGTTGAGTTGtggaactagctagctaaatgagTT is a genomic window containing:
- the ndufb3 gene encoding NADH dehydrogenase [ubiquinone] 1 beta subcomplex subunit 3; amino-acid sequence: MGGDHGSKLNLPDFKQWKVEGTPLEFTQQRLAARGLKDPWARNEVWRYVGGFSRPVSLGDVMLRGFKWGFAAFAVALTVEYALFPPKKSDH